A genomic stretch from Bacillus sp. N1-1 includes:
- a CDS encoding DUF393 domain-containing protein, whose amino-acid sequence MKHIVFYDAECPFCFYVKKSLRKLDWFNKIEWIPVQEIEKHPEDYPYMQFRHKRMYDEIHMLTTSGNLHAGFYTVRRLLMALPVTVPLSLFLYLPFVDKLGSPFYIWFSKNRYDWFGRYSEPRFE is encoded by the coding sequence ATGAAACATATAGTATTTTATGATGCTGAATGCCCATTTTGTTTTTATGTAAAGAAATCACTTCGCAAACTTGACTGGTTTAACAAAATTGAATGGATACCGGTTCAGGAAATTGAAAAACACCCAGAAGACTATCCTTATATGCAGTTTCGACACAAACGAATGTATGATGAAATTCATATGTTAACAACGTCCGGAAATCTTCACGCTGGCTTTTATACTGTGAGACGACTATTAATGGCACTTCCTGTAACGGTGCCACTCTCACTATTTTTATACTTGCCTTTCGTTGATAAGCTTGGTTCACCATTCTATATTTGGTTTTCAAAAAATCGCTATGACTGGTTTGGTCGTTATTCAGAGCCTCGTTTTGAATAG
- a CDS encoding DMT family transporter gives MSDRNKGIILLLISSFGFAMMAAFVKLSGDVPTIQKTMFRNGVSAVISFGFVMYYKERLFGKKENQKFLLLRSALGTLGIIFYFYAIDNLVLSDADMLNKLSPFLLIIFSALFLKEKARRFQIVAIIIAFIGTLLIIKPQFSVETIPYISGLLSAIFAAGAYTVLRVLGQREKFYTVVFYFSFFSTVVLLPFVIMFYEPMETEQLIYLLLAGVFATLGQFGLTVAYKFAPAREISIFFYSTVVYSALISIVLFGQIPDAWSIIGYIIIFSASFYMFLRNNRESKKVKKRELQTSH, from the coding sequence ATGAGTGATCGAAATAAAGGAATTATCCTATTACTAATATCATCTTTTGGTTTTGCCATGATGGCTGCTTTTGTAAAGTTATCAGGCGACGTACCAACGATACAAAAAACCATGTTTCGAAATGGTGTCTCTGCCGTCATTTCATTTGGCTTTGTGATGTACTACAAAGAAAGGTTATTCGGTAAAAAAGAAAATCAGAAGTTCCTTTTACTTCGCTCCGCTCTTGGAACACTAGGAATCATCTTCTATTTTTACGCGATCGATAATCTCGTTCTATCAGATGCCGACATGCTCAATAAGCTAAGTCCTTTTTTATTAATTATCTTCTCTGCTCTTTTCTTAAAAGAAAAAGCAAGACGTTTCCAGATCGTTGCCATCATCATTGCTTTCATCGGAACGCTATTGATTATCAAGCCGCAATTCTCGGTCGAAACGATTCCGTATATTTCTGGACTACTTTCTGCTATTTTCGCTGCCGGCGCTTATACTGTTCTAAGGGTGCTTGGACAGCGTGAAAAATTCTATACGGTTGTCTTCTATTTCTCATTCTTCTCAACCGTTGTTTTGTTACCATTCGTGATTATGTTCTATGAACCAATGGAAACGGAGCAACTGATCTATCTTTTACTAGCAGGCGTGTTCGCTACGCTTGGGCAATTTGGGCTTACGGTTGCCTATAAGTTTGCGCCAGCTCGAGAGATTTCGATTTTCTTTTACTCGACTGTCGTTTACTCTGCTTTAATCAGCATCGTTCTATTCGGACAAATTCCTGATGCATGGAGTATTATTGGCTATATCATTATTTTCTCTGCCTCATTTTATATGTTTCTACGTAACAATCGTGAGTCAAAAAAGGTTAAAAAGAGAGAACTGCAAACATCTCATTAA
- a CDS encoding gamma-glutamylcyclotransferase family protein: MYLVFCYGTLRSGESNHEVIKGATLIESFSWTNGQLYDTRDGYPALIQNKDANVYGEVYEVNAQLLEKMNILEGYQEGRDHNLYERVMQKIESDRGSYEAITYIMRKPEKRFMEIPGGDWVTYRNSKK, translated from the coding sequence ATGTATCTCGTTTTTTGCTATGGAACCTTACGATCTGGCGAAAGCAATCATGAGGTCATAAAAGGGGCGACTTTAATAGAGAGCTTCAGTTGGACAAATGGACAACTGTATGACACAAGGGATGGTTATCCTGCTTTGATACAGAATAAGGACGCTAATGTATATGGAGAAGTCTATGAAGTGAATGCTCAGTTACTAGAGAAAATGAATATACTTGAAGGTTATCAGGAAGGGCGAGATCACAATTTGTATGAGCGTGTCATGCAGAAAATTGAAAGTGATCGAGGAAGTTATGAGGCGATTACGTATATTATGAGGAAGCCCGAGAAGCGGTTTATGGAAATACCAGGTGGGGACTGGGTAACGTATCGCAATAGTAAAAAGTGA
- a CDS encoding DUF368 domain-containing protein — protein sequence MFVWRNIYRGLLMGVSDLIPGVSGGTIAMVLGIYRRLISGINGLMSKNWKKELGFFIPLLLGVGLALLLVSQLMEKLLEHYPQPTFFFFIGLIIGVVPFLLRKVDYKKNFESLHYGLLIVAAILIASTLFLKSDGSGEVMKSLDMVDYIILFFSGWLASTAMILPGVSGSFVLLLLGSYQTVIHGLSSFNIPLLLTVGAGIIIGLSLTGKVIAHLLSKYTVSTYAVMIGLVIGSVVVLYPGFQSDVGLAIASVATLLLGLGAAIALGKIEHKEA from the coding sequence ATGTTTGTGTGGCGAAATATTTACCGAGGTTTATTAATGGGTGTTAGTGACCTGATCCCTGGTGTTAGTGGTGGAACGATCGCGATGGTGCTTGGCATTTATCGTAGGTTGATTAGTGGGATCAATGGGTTAATGAGCAAAAATTGGAAAAAAGAACTCGGTTTTTTTATTCCCCTTTTACTAGGAGTGGGACTCGCTTTACTGCTCGTAAGTCAGCTTATGGAAAAGCTTCTTGAACATTATCCTCAGCCAACGTTCTTTTTCTTTATTGGCCTAATCATTGGGGTAGTGCCGTTTCTATTAAGAAAAGTGGATTACAAGAAAAATTTCGAGTCTCTCCATTATGGATTGTTAATTGTGGCGGCAATCCTAATTGCTTCCACGCTGTTTCTAAAAAGCGATGGATCAGGAGAGGTAATGAAATCATTAGACATGGTTGATTATATCATTCTGTTTTTCTCAGGATGGTTAGCTAGTACAGCGATGATTCTTCCTGGAGTAAGCGGTTCTTTTGTCCTTTTATTATTAGGATCGTATCAAACCGTTATACACGGTCTTTCTTCTTTCAATATTCCTCTTCTGTTAACAGTGGGAGCTGGAATTATTATTGGATTAAGCTTAACGGGGAAGGTAATTGCTCATTTACTCTCCAAATATACCGTCTCCACTTATGCGGTTATGATTGGATTAGTGATTGGATCCGTTGTCGTCTTATACCCAGGATTTCAGTCAGATGTAGGACTTGCCATAGCAAGTGTGGCAACGTTACTCCTTGGATTAGGGGCAGCTATTGCTCTTGGGAAAATTGAACATAAGGAAGCATAA
- a CDS encoding GNAT family N-acetyltransferase: MIQRNDNAREFIQQKVVEYNGESLSESVKSPLEKVAYVIEEGEVIGGISGTLFWQHLHIDFLWVEEKMRGFGHGRKLLQQIESLAEEKGCRLILLDSFSFQAPGFYLKEGYEICGKVENHPEGHTQYFLQKRLR; encoded by the coding sequence TTGATTCAAAGAAATGATAATGCACGAGAGTTTATTCAACAGAAAGTCGTTGAATATAACGGAGAAAGCCTTTCTGAAAGTGTAAAATCTCCTCTTGAAAAAGTAGCCTATGTAATAGAAGAGGGTGAAGTGATTGGCGGAATCTCTGGTACACTGTTCTGGCAACACCTTCATATTGATTTCTTATGGGTAGAAGAAAAAATGAGAGGATTTGGTCACGGTAGGAAACTACTTCAACAAATTGAAAGCCTAGCAGAAGAAAAGGGCTGCAGACTGATTTTACTTGATTCTTTTAGTTTTCAGGCACCAGGTTTTTATTTAAAAGAAGGATACGAAATTTGCGGGAAAGTTGAAAATCATCCTGAAGGACATACCCAGTACTTTTTACAAAAAAGACTTCGGTGA
- a CDS encoding SGNH/GDSL hydrolase family protein produces MNQKCLFIGDSITDSGRRQDSEGIGHGYVRMIKKAIVTYGNVEVINKGVSGDRITDLEERWNRDVLALQPDVVSISIGINDVWRQLDHPEMDQVTPEDYKKIYEELVEKVKLLGAKCILMEPTIIEERIDSIGNQKLFPYVKIVRQLAEKYDALLVPTHTAFLEELQKGKKSSLTTDGVHMTEAGNQLMAKTWLDTCVDKLL; encoded by the coding sequence ATGAATCAGAAGTGTTTGTTCATTGGTGATAGTATTACGGATTCTGGTAGAAGACAGGACTCTGAAGGAATTGGTCATGGATATGTGAGAATGATTAAGAAAGCGATTGTTACTTACGGAAACGTTGAAGTTATAAATAAGGGCGTGAGCGGTGATCGCATTACAGATCTTGAAGAAAGATGGAATCGAGATGTTCTCGCGCTTCAACCTGACGTTGTGTCGATTTCAATTGGCATCAATGATGTATGGAGACAGCTTGATCACCCTGAAATGGATCAGGTGACGCCAGAGGATTATAAAAAAATCTATGAAGAGTTAGTAGAGAAAGTTAAACTGTTAGGAGCAAAATGTATTTTAATGGAGCCAACAATTATAGAAGAAAGAATCGATTCGATTGGCAATCAGAAGCTTTTCCCATATGTGAAAATTGTTCGTCAGTTAGCTGAAAAATACGATGCGCTATTGGTGCCAACTCATACTGCTTTTTTAGAAGAACTCCAAAAAGGGAAGAAGTCATCATTAACGACAGATGGGGTGCATATGACTGAGGCGGGCAATCAGTTAATGGCGAAAACCTGGCTAGATACGTGTGTAGATAAGTTACTTTAA
- a CDS encoding DedA family protein, producing the protein MAAFIYQCLDWLLQLGYLGIALALMIEIIPSELVLAYGGYMVSEGTIHFIGAVIAGTIGGTIAQLFLYWIGRYGGRSFLERYGKFLFISQKHLTLAETWFERNGVGVIFTARFIPVVRHAISIPAGIAKMSLMRFSIYTILAMIPWSVLFIYMGLQLGENWIHIHSVARTYTLPVSIGAGFFLVSYCCLLLLKRRR; encoded by the coding sequence ATGGCAGCGTTTATTTATCAATGTTTAGACTGGCTACTCCAGCTTGGTTATCTTGGAATAGCGCTAGCACTTATGATCGAAATTATTCCGAGTGAGCTTGTGCTTGCGTATGGTGGGTATATGGTTTCTGAAGGAACCATTCACTTCATCGGTGCCGTTATAGCAGGAACGATTGGTGGTACAATCGCACAACTTTTTTTGTACTGGATCGGGCGCTATGGTGGGCGGTCATTCTTAGAGCGCTACGGTAAGTTTCTCTTCATTTCTCAAAAACACCTTACGCTCGCCGAAACCTGGTTTGAACGGAATGGCGTCGGTGTCATTTTTACAGCCCGATTTATTCCCGTCGTTCGCCACGCGATCTCGATTCCTGCAGGTATTGCCAAAATGTCACTAATGCGATTCTCGATTTATACGATTTTAGCCATGATTCCCTGGTCCGTTCTTTTTATCTATATGGGCTTGCAACTCGGTGAAAATTGGATACATATCCATTCTGTTGCAAGAACCTATACGCTTCCTGTCAGCATCGGTGCAGGATTCTTTCTCGTAAGCTATTGCTGCCTTCTCCTTTTGAAAAGGCGCCGCTAA
- a CDS encoding GNAT family protein, whose protein sequence is MYIRQISPDDAAAFVDLLREVEQDASFMLFERGERKTTVEEQRERIEKMERDRHSRIFVAERSGELIGYLIAIGGQAKRNNHSVYLVIGIRKEDQGQGVGSALFIELEKWANDHHIHRLELNVVTRNEAGLALYRKAGFEVEGLKRHSLVIDDEFVDEYYMSKLLAHN, encoded by the coding sequence ATGTACATTAGACAAATAAGTCCTGATGATGCGGCAGCGTTTGTAGATCTGTTGCGAGAAGTTGAACAGGATGCGTCGTTTATGCTATTTGAGCGTGGCGAAAGAAAGACGACGGTAGAGGAACAGCGGGAGCGCATTGAAAAAATGGAGCGAGACCGTCATTCGAGAATTTTTGTAGCTGAACGTTCTGGTGAATTAATTGGTTACTTAATCGCGATTGGTGGACAGGCGAAGCGAAACAACCATTCGGTTTACCTGGTGATTGGAATCCGAAAAGAGGATCAGGGGCAGGGCGTTGGTTCCGCTTTATTTATCGAACTAGAAAAATGGGCGAATGATCATCACATTCATCGTCTCGAACTCAATGTGGTGACGCGAAATGAAGCCGGCTTAGCTCTTTATCGAAAAGCTGGATTTGAAGTAGAGGGATTGAAGCGTCATTCATTGGTCATTGATGATGAGTTTGTTGATGAATATTATATGTCAAAGCTATTAGCTCATAATTAA
- a CDS encoding DNA-3-methyladenine glycosylase I — protein sequence MVNRCAWVSEEEIYKAYHDHEWGVPVRDDQKLFEMLILEGAQAGLSWITILKRRENYREAFDQFNVQKVAAYGEDKIQELLMNEGIIRNKLKVRGTVKNAKAFLKIQEEFGSFSSYIWAFTENTPILNNWKSIEEVPAETELSKKISKDLKKRGFTFVGPVILYSFMQAVGIVNDHTTDCFRHPDQGNR from the coding sequence ATGGTAAACCGATGCGCATGGGTTAGTGAAGAAGAGATTTATAAAGCGTATCATGATCACGAATGGGGTGTGCCTGTTCGTGATGATCAAAAACTTTTTGAAATGCTAATTTTAGAAGGTGCCCAGGCAGGATTAAGTTGGATTACGATTTTGAAAAGAAGAGAGAATTATCGGGAGGCATTTGATCAATTTAATGTACAGAAAGTAGCCGCTTATGGTGAGGATAAAATACAAGAATTGCTCATGAATGAAGGGATCATACGTAACAAACTAAAAGTCCGTGGAACGGTAAAGAACGCGAAAGCCTTTCTCAAGATTCAAGAGGAGTTTGGAAGTTTTTCATCGTACATATGGGCATTTACAGAAAACACTCCAATCCTTAATAATTGGAAAAGCATCGAAGAGGTTCCTGCTGAAACCGAACTTAGTAAGAAAATAAGTAAAGATTTAAAAAAACGCGGTTTTACGTTTGTAGGTCCCGTTATCCTGTATAGTTTCATGCAAGCAGTTGGCATCGTGAATGATCATACGACAGACTGTTTCAGGCATCCAGACCAAGGGAATCGATAA
- a CDS encoding pyruvate oxidase gives MFDKNAGEILLNTLSEWGVDHVYGLPGDSINHFVENLRNAQDRMKFIQVRHEEVGALAAASYAKITGKIGVCLSIAGPGAVHLMNGLYDAKADGAPVLVIAGQVASDQIGMDQFQEINLERMFDDVSVFNRRVETAASLPDLTHQAIRTAVEKKGVAILTIPDDLAGEKVKQKVENTSLIRSKAVVHPHDSNLNEAVALLNEAKRPVILAGKGSKHAREELLGFAEKAGAPVILSLPGKGAIPDVHPYNLGQLGQIGTKPAYEAMEETDLLIMVGTSFPYRDYLPDKAKAIQIDIDPTQIGKRYPVTVGLIGDAKWTLSYLTQHTNYQEDREFIEKCQDNMKNWWAHLEKIEGEQSTPIKPQQIMPQLQKVLDDDAVLSIDVGNVTVWSARHLRVTNQKFIISSWMATMGCGLPGAIAGKLAHPDRQAVAICGDGGFTMVMQDFLTAVKYKLPMIVVVLNNERLGMIKYEQQEIGNIDYETELKDFNFAAFAETAGGEGYRVEKYEELLPAFERAAKSTKPVIVDVVIEEQPPLPGKITYEQAASYSKYMLKKAFEEQEIDMPPLKKALKRIF, from the coding sequence ATGTTTGATAAAAATGCTGGTGAGATATTATTAAATACACTTTCTGAATGGGGAGTAGACCATGTGTATGGTTTGCCGGGAGATTCAATTAACCATTTTGTAGAGAATTTACGAAATGCTCAAGATCGTATGAAGTTCATTCAGGTGCGTCATGAAGAGGTAGGTGCACTTGCAGCAGCGTCGTATGCGAAAATAACCGGTAAAATTGGTGTCTGTCTTTCCATTGCAGGACCTGGAGCTGTTCATTTGATGAATGGTCTTTATGATGCGAAGGCTGATGGTGCTCCAGTTCTTGTTATTGCTGGGCAGGTTGCAAGCGATCAGATTGGAATGGATCAATTCCAGGAAATTAACCTTGAACGCATGTTTGATGATGTATCGGTGTTTAATCGCAGAGTAGAAACAGCAGCGTCTCTACCAGACCTTACTCATCAAGCCATTCGAACAGCGGTTGAAAAAAAAGGTGTGGCGATTCTAACGATTCCAGATGATCTTGCAGGGGAAAAGGTTAAACAAAAAGTAGAGAATACGTCTCTCATTCGTTCGAAAGCAGTCGTACATCCTCATGACTCCAATTTAAATGAAGCTGTTGCCCTATTAAATGAAGCAAAGAGACCGGTTATTTTAGCCGGCAAAGGTTCGAAGCATGCTAGGGAAGAACTACTAGGTTTTGCTGAAAAAGCTGGAGCTCCAGTTATTTTAAGTTTACCTGGTAAAGGCGCAATTCCAGATGTTCATCCATATAACCTCGGACAGCTTGGACAGATTGGCACGAAACCTGCTTATGAAGCAATGGAAGAAACCGATTTGCTTATTATGGTCGGCACTTCTTTCCCGTATCGTGATTATTTGCCAGATAAAGCAAAAGCAATCCAAATTGACATCGATCCAACTCAAATAGGAAAACGGTATCCTGTTACAGTCGGGTTAATTGGTGATGCGAAATGGACGCTATCCTATTTAACGCAGCATACAAACTACCAGGAAGATCGTGAGTTTATTGAGAAATGTCAGGATAATATGAAAAACTGGTGGGCTCATCTTGAAAAAATCGAAGGTGAGCAGTCAACGCCAATTAAGCCACAGCAAATTATGCCACAGCTACAAAAAGTATTGGATGATGATGCCGTCCTTTCTATTGACGTAGGGAACGTGACAGTATGGTCAGCAAGGCATTTACGCGTCACGAATCAGAAGTTTATCATTTCCTCATGGATGGCAACGATGGGCTGTGGACTCCCAGGAGCGATTGCTGGTAAACTTGCTCATCCAGATCGTCAGGCTGTTGCGATTTGTGGAGACGGCGGGTTTACGATGGTGATGCAAGATTTCTTAACCGCTGTAAAATACAAATTACCGATGATTGTCGTTGTTTTAAACAATGAGCGCCTAGGTATGATTAAATATGAGCAGCAGGAAATCGGTAATATCGACTATGAGACTGAATTAAAAGACTTTAACTTTGCCGCATTTGCTGAAACGGCTGGTGGTGAAGGTTATCGCGTTGAGAAGTATGAAGAATTATTGCCAGCATTTGAACGAGCTGCTAAATCGACAAAACCAGTTATTGTGGACGTGGTGATTGAAGAGCAGCCGCCACTTCCTGGGAAGATCACCTATGAACAAGCAGCAAGTTATTCAAAATACATGTTGAAAAAAGCATTCGAAGAACAGGAAATTGATATGCCACCGTTGAAAAAGGCATTAAAGCGAATTTTTTAA
- a CDS encoding GtrA family protein has product MKQWRIGRGSKQVMSFSAIGVMNALVDIGALNLLMLFFPTDDRIQLIMYNTISYVLAIINSYFWNAKLTFPSKAIHDRKQVLLFLIQAVIALGISNLVFYGALLIFEWISLPRYIERNISKGLAMLLSSASSFFMMKHLVFPRTKPQQEKQ; this is encoded by the coding sequence ATGAAGCAATGGCGAATTGGAAGGGGTTCAAAACAGGTAATGAGCTTTAGTGCAATCGGTGTAATGAATGCACTTGTTGACATTGGGGCTTTAAACCTGCTCATGCTGTTCTTTCCTACAGATGATCGAATCCAACTTATTATGTATAACACAATTTCATATGTGCTTGCGATCATCAACAGCTATTTTTGGAATGCGAAGCTGACGTTTCCTTCCAAAGCAATTCATGATCGAAAACAAGTGCTTCTGTTTCTCATCCAGGCTGTGATCGCTCTTGGGATTAGTAACCTGGTCTTTTATGGGGCGCTTCTCATTTTCGAATGGATTTCACTTCCTCGCTACATTGAACGAAACATTTCTAAGGGACTCGCTATGCTGCTTTCTTCTGCTTCAAGCTTCTTTATGATGAAACATCTCGTGTTTCCGCGTACGAAGCCACAGCAGGAGAAACAATAA
- the fabG gene encoding 3-oxoacyl-ACP reductase FabG, with protein MVKRLEGRVAYITGGSRGIGASIAEKFASEGAKVYLADVNEEALSITGKDLEEKGYSVMTGIVDVTKRDQVESSMKEAAEAYGSIDILVNNAGVIRDNLLFKMTDEDWMMVMQVHLSGSFYASRAAQKYMVDQGYGRIISLSSTSALGNRGQTNYAAAKAGIQGLTKTLSLELGKYGITANAIAPGFIESDMTKATAERLGVEFDQFIEYNKKQIPVARTGKPEDIANAALFFAEENSSFVSGQVLYVAGGPRT; from the coding sequence TTGGTGAAAAGACTTGAAGGAAGAGTGGCTTACATAACAGGTGGAAGTAGGGGGATTGGGGCAAGTATTGCAGAAAAATTTGCAAGTGAAGGGGCAAAGGTTTACCTTGCAGATGTAAATGAAGAAGCGCTATCCATAACGGGAAAGGATTTAGAAGAGAAAGGTTATTCAGTCATGACAGGCATTGTGGACGTTACGAAGCGAGACCAGGTTGAATCCAGTATGAAAGAAGCGGCGGAAGCTTATGGCTCAATTGATATTCTTGTAAACAACGCAGGAGTTATTCGAGATAATCTATTATTTAAGATGACCGATGAGGACTGGATGATGGTCATGCAGGTGCACCTTAGTGGAAGTTTCTATGCATCCAGGGCGGCCCAAAAATATATGGTCGATCAAGGATATGGGCGGATTATAAGTCTTTCCTCAACGTCTGCGCTCGGAAATCGTGGACAAACAAATTATGCAGCTGCAAAAGCAGGCATTCAGGGATTAACCAAAACGCTCTCACTTGAGCTTGGTAAATATGGCATTACGGCTAATGCGATTGCACCAGGATTCATTGAAAGTGATATGACAAAAGCAACGGCCGAGCGTCTCGGGGTTGAGTTTGACCAGTTTATTGAATACAACAAAAAACAGATTCCGGTAGCTAGAACGGGAAAGCCTGAAGATATTGCGAATGCTGCCCTCTTTTTTGCAGAGGAGAACTCGTCCTTTGTTAGTGGACAAGTTCTTTACGTAGCGGGTGGACCAAGAACATAA
- a CDS encoding FMN-dependent NADH-azoreductase produces MAKVLYITVNPKPVKESFSLSIGEVFLEAYKENHPGDDVLKLDLYNIDLPYIDTDVFNGWGKLQQGNGFDQLSGDEQLKVSKINDLTDQFIAADKYVFVTPFWNFSFPPKLKAYIDTVAIAGKTFKYTDEGPVGLLTDKKALHIQARGGIYSEGPAKEMEFGDRYLHAVLGFLGIPSVESVIAEGMAQMPEKAEEIKKKAMDEARQAAEQF; encoded by the coding sequence ATGGCCAAAGTGCTTTATATTACCGTAAACCCGAAACCAGTAAAAGAATCCTTTAGTTTAAGTATAGGGGAAGTTTTCCTTGAAGCCTACAAGGAAAACCATCCGGGTGATGATGTTCTAAAGCTAGATCTCTATAACATTGATCTCCCTTATATTGATACAGACGTTTTTAACGGCTGGGGCAAGCTCCAGCAGGGAAATGGTTTCGATCAGCTATCGGGTGACGAACAGTTAAAAGTGAGTAAAATTAACGACCTTACGGATCAATTTATCGCAGCAGATAAATATGTCTTTGTAACGCCATTCTGGAATTTTAGCTTTCCACCAAAATTAAAAGCATATATTGATACCGTAGCCATTGCTGGAAAGACATTTAAGTATACAGATGAAGGACCAGTCGGTTTATTAACCGATAAAAAAGCCTTACACATTCAGGCTCGTGGCGGCATCTATTCAGAAGGTCCAGCAAAAGAGATGGAATTTGGAGATCGTTATTTACATGCCGTACTTGGATTCCTTGGCATCCCGTCTGTTGAATCCGTGATTGCAGAAGGAATGGCGCAAATGCCTGAGAAAGCGGAAGAAATAAAGAAAAAGGCAATGGATGAAGCCCGTCAAGCTGCCGAACAGTTTTAA
- a CDS encoding 8-oxo-dGTP diphosphatase, giving the protein MTKINATLLSMVILHNEETDEVLLLNRPPEAGFPGYIGPGGKIELTESFTEGAVRELYEETGFIVHPADLIFKGIDEFIIPEENYRYIVFNYVARSFSGAPHESPPEGKLHWVKRSAATELPMQNWFQERFPKFFEEGTFEVSIEYETRCETPIKQTRRTLG; this is encoded by the coding sequence ATGACAAAAATCAATGCAACATTACTATCCATGGTTATCTTACATAATGAAGAAACGGACGAGGTTTTATTGTTAAATCGCCCTCCTGAAGCTGGGTTTCCCGGCTATATTGGACCAGGAGGTAAAATCGAGCTTACAGAAAGCTTTACTGAAGGAGCGGTGAGAGAACTTTATGAAGAAACAGGTTTCATTGTTCATCCAGCTGATCTTATTTTTAAAGGAATCGATGAATTTATCATTCCAGAAGAGAACTACCGCTATATTGTTTTCAATTATGTCGCCCGTTCGTTCTCAGGCGCTCCTCATGAAAGCCCTCCTGAAGGGAAATTGCATTGGGTAAAGAGAAGCGCTGCTACCGAACTTCCAATGCAAAATTGGTTTCAGGAAAGATTTCCGAAGTTCTTTGAAGAGGGGACTTTTGAGGTTTCAATTGAATACGAGACGCGTTGTGAAACCCCAATAAAACAAACGAGAAGAACGCTTGGATAA
- a CDS encoding NUDIX hydrolase, with translation MEEKWLTWAKQIQSIAQAGLTYTQDNYDYERYIELRQLSAEMMETYTDYDMKTIQQLFTNETGYQTPKVDVRAVVFHEGKLLFVKEKADGKWSLPGGWGEVGFTPGEVAVKEVQEESGYLVEARRLLAVLDHKKHPHPPSPYHIYKVMIECELIGGNAAASIETSDCGFFTQNELPPLSTGRITESQIEMLFALHNDPGLAPVFD, from the coding sequence ATGGAGGAAAAATGGCTTACGTGGGCAAAACAAATTCAATCGATTGCTCAAGCTGGATTAACCTATACACAGGATAACTATGATTACGAACGCTATATTGAACTTCGACAACTTAGTGCTGAAATGATGGAAACTTATACAGACTACGATATGAAAACCATTCAGCAACTCTTCACAAATGAAACGGGCTATCAGACGCCTAAAGTAGACGTGCGAGCCGTCGTTTTTCATGAAGGAAAACTGCTGTTTGTAAAGGAGAAAGCAGATGGCAAGTGGTCTCTTCCCGGCGGATGGGGTGAGGTCGGCTTCACACCCGGAGAAGTAGCGGTGAAAGAAGTTCAAGAAGAGTCAGGCTATTTAGTAGAAGCTAGACGACTTCTTGCTGTACTGGATCACAAAAAACACCCCCACCCGCCATCGCCTTACCATATATATAAGGTGATGATTGAATGTGAGCTAATCGGTGGAAACGCAGCTGCAAGCATTGAAACTAGTGACTGTGGCTTTTTTACTCAAAATGAACTTCCTCCTTTATCAACAGGAAGAATCACAGAATCACAAATCGAAATGCTTTTTGCGTTACATAACGATCCAGGACTTGCTCCTGTTTTCGATTAA
- a CDS encoding DUF4937 domain-containing protein, with protein MIIKKVICHVKDGMDQTFSTGQERWADLRECKGFIAQYGGWSKDNVANIIAFWNDYQSYDNFNNLDHDLIYKRTNQKESIESINVRVEDINVRDSMYGIFINLQQSG; from the coding sequence ATGATCATTAAAAAGGTCATCTGTCATGTGAAGGATGGGATGGACCAAACCTTTTCTACCGGACAAGAACGATGGGCTGATTTGCGAGAATGCAAAGGGTTTATAGCTCAATACGGTGGTTGGTCAAAAGATAATGTGGCCAATATAATAGCATTTTGGAACGATTACCAATCTTATGATAATTTCAATAATCTTGACCACGACTTGATTTACAAAAGAACAAATCAGAAGGAAAGTATTGAATCAATTAACGTCCGGGTCGAGGATATCAATGTACGGGATTCAATGTACGGGATATTTATCAATTTGCAACAGAGTGGCTAA